A single genomic interval of Demequina sp. NBRC 110054 harbors:
- a CDS encoding response regulator transcription factor, whose protein sequence is MADLLVLTPSGDGAGAVLPALSLLSHRTRVVEPEPAAMLDAMDADVLVVDARNDLAQARNNCKLVQVTGVTVPLLLVLRDGGMSIVTSEWGADDVVLADASPAEVEARIRLMMGRASSEDPLEKAAEFSSGDLTVDVGGYTARLKGVPLDLTYKEFELLKYLMQHPGRVYTRDQLLQEVWGFDYYGGTRTVDVHVRRLRAKLGSEHEQLIGTVRNVGYRFDPPAPKPAADQETAKA, encoded by the coding sequence ATGGCAGACCTGCTTGTGCTCACCCCGTCCGGAGACGGGGCAGGCGCAGTCCTGCCTGCCCTTTCGTTGCTGAGCCATCGGACCCGCGTCGTGGAGCCCGAGCCGGCCGCGATGCTCGACGCGATGGACGCGGACGTCCTCGTGGTCGATGCTCGCAACGACCTCGCTCAGGCGCGCAACAACTGCAAGCTCGTGCAGGTCACTGGCGTGACTGTGCCGCTGCTGCTTGTGCTCAGGGACGGCGGGATGTCGATCGTGACGAGCGAGTGGGGAGCCGACGACGTCGTGCTCGCCGACGCCTCACCTGCCGAGGTCGAGGCTCGCATCCGGCTCATGATGGGTCGCGCGAGCTCCGAGGATCCTCTGGAGAAGGCCGCGGAGTTCTCCTCGGGAGACCTGACGGTCGACGTGGGCGGCTACACGGCCCGGCTCAAGGGCGTGCCGCTCGACCTCACGTACAAGGAGTTCGAGCTCCTCAAGTACCTCATGCAGCACCCCGGCCGCGTCTACACGCGTGACCAGCTGCTCCAGGAGGTGTGGGGCTTCGACTACTACGGAGGCACGCGGACCGTCGATGTCCATGTGCGTCGCCTTCGCGCGAAGCTCGGATCGGAGCACGAGCAGCTCATCGGGACCGTGCGCAACGTCGGCTACCGCTTCGACCCTCCCGCCCCCAAGCCGGCCGCCGATCAGGAGACCGCGAAGGCCTAG
- a CDS encoding thioredoxin family protein: MLVRVLVVLALLAIASLAYWWWSRRQGRVTRVDIPGALTPAVLGAPRGYRATFVQFSTPVCAKCPPTRTLLTRVAAEYEGVSHVEIDASERLELARELDIMRTPTTLVLDTNGVVVARISGAPTEAQAREAIEATPPGDSEYAI; this comes from the coding sequence TTGCTCGTTCGAGTGCTGGTCGTGCTCGCCCTTCTCGCGATCGCGTCGCTCGCCTACTGGTGGTGGTCGCGCCGCCAGGGCCGCGTCACGCGCGTCGACATCCCCGGCGCGCTCACCCCCGCCGTACTGGGCGCTCCTCGCGGCTACCGCGCGACCTTCGTGCAGTTCTCGACCCCCGTGTGCGCGAAGTGCCCCCCCACCCGCACCCTGCTCACCCGGGTCGCCGCGGAGTACGAGGGCGTGAGCCACGTCGAGATCGATGCCTCGGAGCGGCTCGAGCTCGCGCGCGAGCTCGACATCATGCGCACGCCGACCACCCTGGTCCTCGACACCAACGGCGTCGTGGTCGCCCGCATCTCGGGAGCGCCGACCGAGGCACAGGCCCGCGAGGCCATCGAGGCGACGCCGCCCGGCGACTCCGAGTACGCCATCTGA
- a CDS encoding DUF4395 domain-containing protein: MAKDIRIDPRGPRFGAAVTLVIAVAALIIGANNVGLVLAFALAALFLPGAIVGPQATVQSAIFAKWVRPRLDPPAETESFRAPRFAQQVGLAFAVLAIAFLGLGVVLGFYIAIGFVVIASFLNAVFDFCLGCEVYLLATRATRRA, from the coding sequence ATGGCCAAGGACATCCGCATCGATCCGCGCGGCCCGCGCTTCGGCGCCGCCGTGACGCTCGTGATCGCGGTCGCGGCCCTCATCATCGGCGCGAACAACGTCGGGCTCGTGCTCGCGTTCGCGCTCGCTGCGCTCTTCCTCCCCGGCGCGATCGTCGGCCCGCAGGCCACGGTGCAGTCCGCGATCTTCGCGAAGTGGGTGCGCCCCCGGCTCGACCCGCCCGCCGAGACCGAGTCGTTCCGCGCGCCGCGCTTCGCGCAGCAGGTCGGCCTCGCCTTCGCCGTGCTCGCGATCGCGTTCCTCGGCCTGGGCGTCGTGCTCGGCTTCTACATCGCGATCGGCTTCGTCGTGATCGCGTCGTTCCTCAATGCCGTCTTCGACTTCTGCCTGGGATGCGAGGTCTACCTCCTCGCGACCCGTGCGACGCGACGCGCCTGA
- a CDS encoding FABP family protein, whose translation MTFTLPDGLAPEVYPLAWLVGEWEGSGELSYPGIEPTAFRQRTSFDHDGGPYLTYSSTITLMGPDGEEGHVWQVESGFWRVAPSAPEGVELQDFQHPLEVIMTEASGVISAYMGAVGNGRVDLATRFIASTESGPEVRGATRMYGNVKGELMWAWDLAAFGQELQSYAAARMSRVDAAVDPEATGDEDDAPAGESPA comes from the coding sequence GTGACCTTCACTCTTCCCGACGGCCTGGCACCCGAGGTCTATCCGCTCGCGTGGCTCGTGGGCGAGTGGGAGGGCTCGGGAGAGCTGTCCTACCCCGGGATCGAGCCGACGGCCTTCCGTCAGCGCACGTCCTTCGACCACGACGGCGGCCCGTACCTCACGTACTCCTCGACGATCACTCTCATGGGGCCCGACGGCGAGGAGGGCCACGTCTGGCAGGTCGAGTCCGGGTTCTGGCGCGTCGCCCCTTCGGCCCCCGAGGGCGTCGAGCTTCAGGACTTCCAGCACCCGCTCGAGGTCATCATGACCGAGGCGTCCGGCGTCATCTCGGCGTACATGGGCGCGGTCGGCAACGGCCGTGTCGATCTCGCGACGCGCTTCATCGCCTCGACCGAGAGCGGCCCCGAGGTGCGCGGTGCGACCCGCATGTACGGCAACGTCAAGGGCGAGCTCATGTGGGCGTGGGACCTCGCGGCCTTCGGGCAGGAGCTCCAGTCCTACGCGGCCGCGCGGATGTCGCGCGTCGACGCTGCGGTCGACCCCGAGGCCACCGGCGATGAGGACGATGCGCCTGCCGGGGAATCCCCCGCCTAG